In Molothrus aeneus isolate 106 chromosome 11, BPBGC_Maene_1.0, whole genome shotgun sequence, a genomic segment contains:
- the TAT gene encoding tyrosine aminotransferase, whose amino-acid sequence MDSYLIQVNGHGDHAPVLDVHLKNTGNTISPGKVKSRKPRWAVRASEMSKKTFNPIRAIVDSMKVEPNPKKAMISLSLGDPTVFGNLPTNDEVTRAVKEVLDSGQYNGYAPSVGYHSCREAVAAYYNCPEAPLKAQDVILTSGCSQAIELALAVLANPGQNILVPRPGFSLYKTLALSLGIEVKLYNLLPEKAWEIDLEHLESLVDEKTACLIVNNPSNPCGSVFSKSHLQEILSVASRQCVPILADEIYGDMVFADCKYEPIATLSTNVPVLSCGGLAKRWLVPGWRMGWILIHDRRDIFGNEIRDGLLRLSQRILGPCTIVQGALERILHRTPPEFYHNTLSILKSNADLCYAALSAIPGLQPVRPAGAMYLMVEIEMEHFPEFENDVEFTERLISEQSVFCLPATCFEYPNFFRVVTTVPEEMILEACSRIQEFCEMHYQGAEGAQDLECDK is encoded by the exons ATGGACTCGTACCTGATCCAAGTGAATGGCCACGGAGATCATGCCCCTGTGTTAGATGTTCATCTCAAGAACACTGGGAACACCATATCACCAGGGAAGGTGAAGAGTCGGAAGCCAAGATGGGCTGTCAGGGCTTCTGAAATGTCAAAGAAGACTTTCAATCCCATCCGAGCCATTGTAGACAGCATGAAGGTGGAACCCAACCCAAAGAAAGCCATGATCTCCTTATCCTTAG GAGACCCGACGGTCTTTGGAAACCTTCCCACAAATGATGAGGTCACACGGGCTGTGAAGGAGGTTTTGGACTCAGGACAGTACAATGGTTATGCTCCATCTGTTG GCTACCATTCCTGccgggaagctgtggctgcataCTACAACTGCCCGGAGGCACCACTGAAGGCCCAG GATGTCATCTTAACAagtggctgcagccaggccatagAGCttgccttggcagtgctggccaaCCCAGGCCAGAACATTCTGGTGCCACGGCCTGGCTTCTCCCTCTACAAGACTCTGGCATTGTCTTTGGGGATAGAGGTCAAACTCTATAATCTCTTG CCAGAGAAGGCCTGGGAAATTGATTTGGAGCACTTGGAGTCTTTGGTGGATGAGAAAACAGCTTGCCTCATTGTGAACAACCCATCAAACCCCTGTGGCTCTGTGTTCAGCAAGAGCCACCTCCAGGAGATCCTGTCAG TGGCATCAAGACAGTGTGTGCCCATCCTGGCTGATGAGATCTACGGAGACATG GTATTCGCTGACTGCAAGTATGAACCCATTGCAACTCTCAGCACCAATGTGCCAGTCTTGTCCTGCGGTGGCTTGGCAAAGCGATGGCTAGTCCCTGGCTGGCGGATGGGCTGGATCCTAATTCATGACAGGAGAGACATCTTTGGTAATGAG ATCAGGGACGGCCTTCTAAGACTGAGTCAGAGGATCCTAGGACCCTGTACAATTGTCCAAGGAGCACTGGAGCGTATCTTGCACCGAACACCACCTGAGTTCTATCACAACACCCTAAGCATCCTCAAG TCTAATGCTGACCTTTGTTATGCTGCCTTATCAGCTATCCCTGGCCTTCAGCCTGTCAGGCCTGCTGGAGCCATGTACCTTATG GTTGAGATAGAGATGGAGCATTTTCCGGAGTTTGAGAATGATGTGGAGTTCACTGAGCGACTCATCTCGGAGCAGTCTGTGTTCTGCTTGCCAGCCACG TGCTTTGAGTACCCAAACTTCTTCCGCGTAGTGACCACCGTGCCTGAGGAGATGATCTTGGAGGCCTGCAGTCGCATTCAGGAGTTCTGTGAGATGCACTACCAGGGTGCTGAGGGGGCCCAGGATCTGGAGTGTGACAAGTAG
- the MARVELD3 gene encoding LOW QUALITY PROTEIN: MARVEL domain-containing protein 3 (The sequence of the model RefSeq protein was modified relative to this genomic sequence to represent the inferred CDS: inserted 1 base in 1 codon; deleted 3 bases in 2 codons; substituted 1 base at 1 genomic stop codon), producing MALGGLKDDAFASLSQQVNITVLLAPECRHSEKNHLVQTCVCLHPGKYYPGEKPRDVIATRGCEDRGTAPRKRRGAGIHSQQLVNRAQVPEDRAPAPELSTFRRGRAXPGRSFHHFREVPAGRRREDETEFTAPAVPRGGPARPPGPSAGGAGPRRAMAERGCPRAARGERAGAGRRAIPAPEAEGPRGRRTVPGSLERRHCLYLHTGRGERGRREPLPLSCGAQRLARLPPGXLLCGRRLTSASPPAFCQMVEVLLAVLILVCSSVSCGSAGGYTGLPALGGIYYYQYGGAYSGFGGAEGERAQQLDQRFYLLKLPIARAAMVVGGCLLVFPCVLILVSVLQVPWHFPAWLLIECTLYVVIAVSTVPALYYFLHSLLSVYNSSVCKEREQLYQSKGYQGFWCSLHGAEIAAGLLGCMAAMAYLLSAGLAVRDYRTVHEQKQKPLQL from the exons ATGGCATTGGGAGGCCTCAAGGACGATGCT TTTGCTTCTCTGTCCCAGCAGGTCAACATCACAG TGTTACTGGCTCCTGAGTGCAGGCACAGTGAAAAAAACCATCTTGTCCAGACTTGTGTCTGTTTACATCCAGGTAAATATTATCCAG GTGAGAAACCTCGAGACGTTATCGCCACAAGGGGCTGCGAGGACCGCGGGACCGCG CCGAGGAAGCGAAGGGGAGCGGGCAtacacagccagcagctggtgAATCGTGCGCAGGTGCCGGAAGACCGCGCACCTGCGCCG GAGCTGAGCACCTTCAGACGGGGCAGGGCCTAGCCCGGTCGGAGCTTCCACCACTTTAGAGAAGTGCCGGCGGGGCGGAGGCGAGAGGACGAGACGGAGTTCACCGCGCCAGCGGTACCCcggggcggcccggcccggccccccgGCCCCAGCgccggcggagcggggccgcgccgggccaTGGCGGAGCGGGGCTGCCCCCGTGCCGCGCGGGGGGAACGTGCCGGGGCGGGCAGGCG CGCCATACCCGCACCAGAGGCAGAGGGGCCGCGGGGAAGACGCACCGTGCCGGGGTCGCTGGAGCGCCGCCACTGCCTGTACCTGCACACAGGCCGGGGTGAGCGCGGCCGGCGGGAGCCGCTCCCTCTGTCCTGCGGAGCGCAGCGGCTGGCCCGGCTCCCTCCCG CGCTCCTCTGCGGCCGCAGACTCACCTCGGCCTCCCCTCCAGCCTTCTGCCAGATGGTGGAGGTCCTGCTCGCCGTCCTGATCCTGGTCTGCAGCTCCGTGTCCTGTGGCTCAGCGGGAGGATACACCGGCCTCCCCGCCCTGGGGGGCATCTACTACTACCAGTACGGCGGGGCCTACAGCGGCTTCGGCGGAGCGGAGGGGGAGCGAGCCCAGCAGCTTGACCAACGTTTCTACCTACTGAAGCTGCCCATTGCAAGGGCAGCGATGGTCGTGGGAGGGTGTCTCCTGGTCTTCCCTTGTGTTCTAATTTTGGTTAGTGTTCTGCAGGTCCCGTGGCACTTCCCAGCATGGCTGCTAATTGAATGCACCTTGTACGTAGTGATTGCAGTTAGCACAGTTCCTGCTCTGTACTATTTCCTCCATTCTCTGCTGAGCGTTTATAATTCATCAGTGTGCAAAGAGAGAGAGCAGCTTTATCAAAGCAAAGGCTATCAGGGCTTCTGGTGCAGCCTGCATGGGGCAGAGATTGCTGCTGGCCTATTGGGCTGCATGGCTGCCATGGCATACCTGCTCAGTGCAGGCCTAGCTGTCAGAGATTACAGGACAGTTCATGAACAGAAACAGAAGCCACTGCAATTATAA